In the genome of Gorilla gorilla gorilla isolate KB3781 chromosome 22, NHGRI_mGorGor1-v2.1_pri, whole genome shotgun sequence, the window CAAGGATGACCTGTAGTGATGATTAGTAGCAAGAGGAATAGCATCTTCTGTAGCAAAGTGGTCGGTAGCCACAGAAGCTAGAGCTGTATCCACAGCCATAACGAGAGCCAAATCCATATCCAGAGCCATATCCACAGCCATATCCACAGCCAGAGCCATATCCACAGCCAGTTCCATAGCCAGAGCCATACCTACAGCCAGAGCCATATCCACAGCCATAGCCACAACCATATCCACAGCCGGAACTCCAGCCAGAGCCATATCCACAGCCCCCACAGGAGTTTCTGTAGTAGTTGCAACACATGATTTCAGGAGGTTAGATTTCAGTTGAGGTGTAGGAGGATATTTCTGAAGTGTGAGTGTCCTCTACTCTTCTAAGACCTTTATATACTTCCAGGGATGCATGGGTCATCCTCACATGGGCTCTATTTGCTCATTTTATAATCATCTGCCTAAAATGAGCTCATTCTGTGTACATCTACTTTCTTTGGAATTCATAATTTGCTTATGACTTCCCTAGGAATATTTTTATgcctgaaaagaaaacaaatatacaagtTCTAAACACAGAAGCTTATACAACCATAATTTTGTTTTCCATAGTTTCATTTCATAGCCATGACATAACACATCACCAAAATATGTTTGACCTATAAATGTATGTTTATCATTCTGTTCTTGTAAGGTCTTGAGAATTATCTATTTAATAAGGAGTTCTACTCACTGCTGTtaataccatcatcatcatcatttcttcttattctttcctAATACCTTGGTGTTCTTTTCTTATCATAGCCACTAAAAATTACTAAATCATGGTTTTTGGACAAAGAATTGGGGATTTCCACGTGCTACCTCCACTTCTTGAAACACTCTCCTTCTCTCTGAAGAAAAGTTTGACAATTCCCCCCCTTTTCTAGGCAGTCTATGACCTTCTCttgcttgaaaaaaaattttttgttaaacGTCTGACAGGTCAGTTATGTAATATGtgtcatttaaaatttatagaataaaCTTTTGATTTTTCCATTTAAAGTGAGGGGAATTCCTTGGTTCACAACTTTGTTGTTGACGTCCAGTTGTTAAATTCTGTTCTTAAACACAGGTTTGTTTGTGTTTAAGAACCGAATtaacaattggatatccataacAATTGGACCACTCTGATGTTTATGCTGTACATCGGTGCTTTCTACTGAATAATAATTTCCAGCATATTCTGGACCCAAAACTGAGGTGGAGCTTCATTAGATATCCTTAACCCACACTGCTGATACCTTCTACTCCCCTTCTGTGCCACACCCAAAAATGCAGGAGCTCTGCTTCCTCCTGCAATGTCCCTGCTGCATCCTCTCCTGAGAAAGCTTGAAGCCATGCTCacagtgaaggagaaatacttAAAGGAATCCCATCTATCAGCAGAGAGAATATACTGAAGGATGAATTAGATGCTGAGGGGCCATAAATTGATAATCAGTACAGTGTCCTCCATGTTCCAGAGGCTCTGTAGTAGAAATAGCTTTCCCTGGAAAACAGATTGGTTAATTTCCTGACTGAGTGTTTTCCTAATTATATGACCATGGAAAATGTCCTCAACTTAGATGAACCTCAGTTTCTGCAACTGccaaatgggaataaaaataattacatttatttaaaattttattaagagGCCTACAGAAAATACACAGGCAATATAAGTAGTGTAGCAATGACCCTGATACATGGTGGAGacaatactttttctttcttttccccttttcttttacCCAAATATAAGCATTCCTAAACAGTAACAGCTTTTCAAATTTCTGTATATACTTGTATTGATCTATTTGTTGTACTAAAATTTTgagatttgaattttaattttgctatttttaaagtatgtgatatacatatgtgtaaatatacatatgtcaagtaatatttttgtaataaactTTCAAAAGTGAGCAAATGCTCTCAGAAAATGAACTTCCATGTAATTGACCTCAGTTTACCTTGCCTGAAGCATTTTATACAATaatgttttgtaaaaatacagAATCAAGGAACACATCACAGGgctaccaaaacagtgtggtagtggtataaatatagatacatagatcattgaaaaagaagagagaacccGGAAATAAAGCCATATTATTTATAGCCAGCTGTTCTTTGACTAAGTcaacaagaacatacattggggaaaggacatcctcttcaataaatgatgctgggaaaattggattgctatatgcagatgaatgaaactggaccccatctctcaccatatacaaaaatcaactcgagatgtattaaagactgcaatgtaagacctgaaacaataaaaatactggAAGAAACCCTAGGGAAAACTCTTCTGAACATTGGTCAAGGCAAACAATTCATGACAAATACTTCAAAAgtatgcaatgaaaacaaaaatagatgaatgggacttaattaaactaaaaagcttcttcacagcaaaagaaataattaacagagtgaacagacaacctgaaaaatgggagaaaatatttgcaaactatgcatctgacagggGACTAACATTCAGAAtgtacaagaaactcaaacacttaaacaacaaaaaacccacaaataatttcatgaaaaaagtggacaaagaacatgaatagacattttccaaAGCAGACATCCCCTTTTAATTTTTGAGTCACACTTACATTTATTACTTCATTGATTCTTATAAAAACAATGTAAAGTAAgttgtgttttttattattttccagctttattgaggtatcagGGACAAAGATAATCATATGAGCTTAAGTTATACAatatgatgatttgatatacatatttACTGACAAATGATTGACACAATCAAGTAAGTTAACACAGTAATCACATAATTagcattttggttttgttttatggtGAGAACAATTAAGATCTACCCTTAGCAAATGTCAAGTATACATTACAGTATCGTTAACTATAGTTAGTTACCATGTGGTAAATTgtatctccagaacttattcttcTTGTAACTGAAGATTTGTACCCTTAAACTAACATCTTCCCATTTCTTCCACCTCCCAaccccttggcaaccaccattccacaTTCTGTTTTTTGAGTTCTacattttagattccacatataagtaagattactcagcatttgtctttctctggCTGACttgtcacttagcataatgccttccATGTTTATCCATGCTGTTGTCAATGGcaggatttctttcctttttataatatttcattacaaatatacaccacaatttattttttcattcactcattagTGAACagttaggttgtttccatgttttggctattgtaaatagtgctgcaacaaacatgggaatgcaTATATCTCTTTGAGCTACTGAGTTTGTATCTTTCACATATAAACCCAGAAGTAGGGCTAGATCGTGTGGtagttctaattttcattttttaaggaacctccatattgttatccataatggctgtatgaatttatattcccatcaaaaACAGTGCacaaatgtttcttttattgcacttcctcgccaacacttgttatctcttaTCTTTTTTATAATACCCATCACACCAGGTAtgaggtgatagctcattgtgattttgatttgcatttctctgatgattattgAGGTAAAGCAACTTTCATGTACctaatggttttttgtttttacacacGTCGCAGATGTGAAAACAGAAGCCACAGGTAGTTGTCACTTGCCCAAGGACTCTCAGCTGTTTAGTGGTAGAGTCAAATCGATTTAACTTCTGCAAGAATATTAAAGCTCAGGAAGGacccataaattattttttcctttagtttttcaAATGGAAAATATGTACTTCATTTGACTAAAATTGCCAATATTTTGCAACTTTTGTCTTACACCTCTATCATCTGGATTTGCTTTCTTTGTGGTCTTTACACTCCGAGCCAAAATGCCTAAAACTCTATACCATCTTCtagtactttcataatttaaccTTCATGTGCAGAACTTTAATCAATGTGGAATTTCTTATGCGTATAGTGTGAGGTAGGTATTTATATCGTTGTATCTAAACAGATGGGACATTGATCAATCCCATTGCTGTGATTTAAATGTTTGCccccttcaaaactcatgttgCAACTTAATTGCCATTGTGAAGGTATTGGGAGGTAGGACCATTAAGAGGTGTTTAGGTCttgaaggctccaccctcataaaTGGACTAACACCACTATCACAGGAGCAAGTCTGTTATTGCAGGAATGGGTTCACcctgtcttgctctctctcttgccctctctcggtctttcaccatgtgatgccttTTGCCATGTTTTGATGCAGCAGGAAGACTCTCACCACTTTGATACTGGATTTTCCAGCCACCAGAACTATGAGCTAACAAATTTCTGTTtatcataaattacccagtctcgggtattctgttgtagcagcataaaacaaactaagacacaCATTTACTGAATAAACTATCCCAGATGGAAAATTTGTCTACACAGGGACTTTGCTCCTCCCCTGAATTCTGCAGCACTGGCAACTGTGGTCCTATTGCCTCAGGCTGATCTACTCCTTATACCTGGATAACATGGTTAGACTTCCTAATCTTTGCTAGTGGCCTAACATGACTTCTCTTTGTAGCCAGTGTCCTTACCTGGCCAGTTTGTTATGATTGGCCCTCTAGGACAACACTCTACAATAGAAATATACCACGAAACACATTGAGAAATTTCAATTTTTCAatgtccacattttaaaaagataaaaagaaacaggtgaattaATTTTATACCATATTGTATTCACCCTAATGtctcaaaatattatcatttaatatataacaaataatttaaatgtatttgatactttcgtttttttttctattaagtcTTTGATATCTACtctgtattttacacttacagtgCATTTCATTTTGAACTATCCCCATTTTGAGCACTCAACAGCTGGCTAGTAGCACCATATCAGACAGTGCAGCTTACTCAAGAGACCTGATAATTCTTTTATGGAGGTGGACACTGATTAAAATTTCCCAATGGAACCTCCTACTCTTTCAATAAACTGAcagcttattttcttctttccttgaatTTCTTGGCCTTGAATTCCATTTTCTGTCTCTTGTAACTGACCAAATCTACTTCATCCTTTATGGCTCTGTTCCTATCATTCTTTGGAAGCAATTTCTGACACTTGTCGAGCCTTCTCTTTCCACATTCTGATTTAAGTTTCCCCCTTGAGCTCTTCTTGGTAACGCCATCGTACCTACAAGCATACCTGCTATGTATGATTTAGTATTTTGTGTCCAGCTGAAGATTTTGAATTCTTAGAAGGGACTATGTGTTTTACCTCTCTGTCTCCATACCAATCACAACACATAGCTGAAACATGAATCTTAATGTTTGTTAAAGAACAAATTTTACAATTTAGATTTTACAATTTAGAGCCTCTACAATATGTAATAATGTATCCCAAAAAaagacttttgtgtttttttaaaggagCTTTGAAGCTTAAATCATTTTCCAACCACAGAAAGTATTGTGAAATATAAATAGTTTTTCCTTTCCTCCATAATGTGATTACATACGTGAATTCAAATATTCGTTTTTCCCAACCTCCACCAAACAGGccacacctacatgagcatctacacacacacacacacacacacacacacacacacacacacaaaccttcTCTAATTTTATCATCTCTGTCTCTGTTAACATTATCACCATTTTCTCATTGCACACAAGCTGAATGTCTCATAATTTTCTTAAACTGAGATAATCACAATATTTCAGGTTTTGAAGATAAGTGTTATCCACTGCTTGTAATACTATAGTAACTTCAGAGTTCCAGACAGCACAGTTAGTCCTCAGATCTGACTCACAAATACTCCAGATAGGAAAGCTATCCTGCTCTTGGAAGAAACCCCTATTGTCCATCAGTCGGACAGATTCTATCCTGGACATAGATTTCCTCCTGGGCTGATATTGATTGTAGGGCTATCTTTCTTAGAGCCAGGCATTTTGTGGGGTCACCCAGCTCCAGGAACCTCAGAGAGCCAGACTTGGTGTAATGGTCCCTGTTGTGTGGATGAAACAGGGACACATTTATTACTGCTGATTATAACAAGTTTCTACTGAATCCAGAAGACTTTCTTTGTTGTAAGATTTCAGTGATAGAGTTTGGATGGTCTAGAACTGGAGGAAAGGACactaaaatcaaaatcaaagaaACAGTAAACACTCCACATCAGAAAGCCAGCCAGGAAACTAGAACAAACCCTTTAATCTCATTTTTATGACCACCCCAATCTAAAAAGAACTCCATTAAGATACTAGACCTTGCTCTTTTCTAACTGAAAAATGTGTCATCACCTTCATCATACCCAAAACTTAATGAACTGCTCTCCCCCTTGGCATTTGCTACTGTCCTTTTTAGTCTTTCTTTGCTGCTGGAAATGCTGTATTATGAGCTCAAATGTCATAACCTCAAGATACTTCCCTGAGCTGTCTCTCCAGTACTTCAAACCTTAATCTCCTCTCCATTAAGCTGTTTTATTCCCTCTATAGCAATTATCTGTCTGAATTTGTTATAGTTTttgcttcattattattattattattattattattattattattattattattattattttagacagagttttgctcttgttgccctggctggagtgcaatgacacaatcttggctcactgcaacctccatctcccaggttcaagcaattctcgtgcctcagcctcgcaagtagctgggattacaggcgcccatcaccacgcctggctaatttttgtattcttagtagagacggggtttcgccatgttggccaggctggtctcaaactcctgacctcaagtgatccacctgcctcagcctcccaaagtgcagggattaacaggcgtgagccaccgcatctggcctatttttgcttttttaaatcttCATCTGTTAGACTATAAACATTCTGAGAGCAGAACATTtgcttataatttttcttctgtgtctTCAGGATGGTgtctattcaaaaatatttaagtgaaTTAAATAGCATTTCTCAACCTCCATGTAAgcaaacatatatatttgtactttTGTCAGATGTAGATAAATTTGatagtatattttttctttgaacttacccttttttaggtttttatttcCTCATGCCTAACACTTGACCCTGACTCAAAATTTTCAACAATCCTGGAAGTGATCTCTCCTattgcattactttttttttttttttggtgatggagTCTCAGtgtatcacccaagctggagtgcagtggcgcaatctcggctcactgcaacctccaccccctgagggttcaagcaattctcctgtctccacctcctgagtagatggaattacaggcatgcgccaccaagcccagctaatttttggatttttagtagagacagagtttcacaatgttggccaggctggtctcgaactcctgacctcaggtgatccacccacctcagcctcccaaagtgctgggattatattaCTTCTTTAAGCACTCAGGCTATATCTCCTCCCTGAGACTTTTGTCATAACATCCTGAATAGGTGTCACTTCGCCTCCCTTTCCCCCTCCAGCTCCATTCTAGACACTCAGTGCCATTTCCAAAGCACAGTTCTGAAATACTCTGTGATTAGTGCTTGGGTATGTGAGAGCCTTAGCATGTGGGATATGAGAAGCAGGTGGAGAAGACATTATTTGTGACGCAAGTATAAGAGGAAATAGTTGCGTTATATCAAGGAAGTACCTAAGGTTCAGCCAACATACTGTTAGCCCAATTTTCAAGACATACCACAACACCCCAAGACAGGAGTAATTCACAAGCAAGTACGACAAAGATTTTTAGGAATAAAGAACCATTTTTATTACACATGATTGACTTCCGCAATTGTAGATGTTATGATCATTAACACAGTCATAACAGAGAATCAGAGATCAAGGGAGCAAAAGATAACATTTGGAAAAGAGTCAGATGACACCATGGATCCTATGGCCGTGATTTCATTCAAAGAAATGTGAGACTAGAGGTCCAAGACTCTGGCAAGCATGTAATTCTTGGATATAGAAATCTTGGAGTATGAATCCTTGAATCAGCATTATCTTCAGACATGTCATTTTAGAAGCAAATGGTCCTCTGACAGTGATGTTTTAGCAGGAAGAATAGCATCTTCTAAAGCAAAATGGCCGGTAGCCACAGTAGCCAGAGCCAGAGCCGTATCCAGAGCCAGAGCCGTATCCACAGCCACAGCCAGTTCCATAACCACAGCCATAACGGGAGCCAAACCCACAGCCATACCCACAGCCATAGCCAGTTCCAtagccacagccacagccagaGCCAGAGCCGCAGCCACAGCCGTAGCCGTAGCCAGTTCCATAGCCacagccagagccagagccagagccacaGCCATAACCAGAGCCATAGCCACAGCCACAGCCGGAGCCATAGCCACAGGAGTTGCCATAGTAGCTGCAACACATGTTGTCAAGAGGAGAGAATTGAGATGGGTTTCAAGAAGATGCTTCTGAGGTGTGGATGTCTTCTACTTCCCTGAGACCTTTATATACTGTCAGTAATTGCCAAAGCATATCACTCATTCCCTGACTtagccaacaaatatttaaacaattattatgtgccagtcactgttgACCATCAATAATATTTTGCTTAAAATGAGCCAATTATTTTGGAGACTCTAGTTTCATTTCAGGAACATCATTTTAATCTGCTCTGCCAAAGAACTGCCTCAATGAAATCATGTGCCCAAATATAAAGCTGATACTAATTTTCAAAATCTCCTATCAGTAAATTTATATCTTACATAACAAGTTTTGGGAGGATAATAACAAAATTCtatcctttttttcctctcttttttcctaAAATGTCTACCTCTACCCATAGAGAAGGAGACACTCCTATCTCCTTTCCTGAGTCATTACAACTTCTTGCCAGACTTCTTTCTCCAACTCACTCTGCACTTCCACACCTACCCCTTGTCCAACCTCCCACAAATCCCAAGAAACATATTCACATCTGATCATTCAAAGCCAGAATGTATGCTATCTGCAAGTGCTTCCTACATTTTCCTTCCATCCACCAGGCAAACCAAGAccctggggaggcagagaagcCCTCCTTTTGTCTCCCATTTCTTCAGCTATATAAGTAATTGTCATTGAGGAGCCTTTTAAAACTAAACAGCTTCATTTGGATAAGGAAGCAAAAAAATTCATTCGACCAGAAACTCAGTTCTTTCCTCCAATACAGATTTCATCAAAGTTTTGCATGATGAAATACAGATACATTCCTAGAAtttaataaaccatttttcttctcctttcactACTATTCCTTGGACATTTACTTCAGAAGCTAAAGGATAGTGGACAATTTTAGGTTACTGACAGCAAAATCCCACCATTAACAACTAACCCTTCTATGATATAAAGtagcacaaaaataaattttgtccTGTTTCCATACACGCATTTCACACTACTCATTCAAAATTCTCAATTACCCACTTATTACAAGTTCTCAATCttctacaaaaatattcattgtgattttgaaaTCCGAGGTGCCCTCTTTCTTCCCAATAATCGTCTCTATCACACTTACCTTTTCAAGATACAAAACAGGAAAATTAGTATCATTTTTTTCTGCCATTAGTATTTTTCTCGTCACCCTCAATTATCAACCAAAAAAACCTTCCGTTTATACATCAAAAGTCAGATCTGGAATCACTTTCTACAGGATGCCTTTCCTCATTGCTACTGTGGATTACATTTTCCCTTCAGTTGgaaatctttccctttttttctgctATCTGTCACTCGTCTCATCTCATTTCTCTGCTATGTTTCGTCCCTtaaaaaaagcataaagaaaatagatctctgtctcaattttttcttttcctttagtttctttctgttttttcatcCTTGAAATTCAAAACTATAAATTCTACTTCACAAGTGGATCCTCTTGTTTGCTCCTATATGCAGACGAATATAATAGATTTGTCATGCTTTGGTGAAACTTTATCTTGTTTACTAATAAAAGCATGATATTCTTGAGGAAAGAGACTATACCTTTCACAGTAGAAATTCCAGGCAAACCTGAGACCCAATCCACATTTTACATAAGAGGAACTTAAGAGTCAATAGTAGTCAAAGACTAGACCCAAACTGAAGCCACTGTAGCTTCAATTTGGGTCTAGTCTAGATATGACTGTAGCTTCAATTTGGGTCTAGTCTAGGTAAGACTGTAGAAATGATATTGGTGCCACAAAGAAAATTGTTCCTACTGAGGCTGAAAACATGGTCAGAATTCAAGAATTGGTGTTGAGCCATAAAATTTATATGACATTCCAAAATTGTCTAATGTGTACGGcatctttattttctctaatatttttaaaaattttatctttatagtCATAGCAGGACCATGGTGATTCTGCAAGAGGATACCTGTAATTAGTGCTTGGACCTGTTACTTATGTATctgttgtatatgtatatatgtgtgtattcatgtataaaactatatatatgttaCCATCCATTACCTCAACTGCAAATTTACATGAGCAAGCAACTTATCTCTCCACTTGCAGGATACAGAATGTCCATCTGGTATATTGAAAGTACTTAGATAAGCAAAGAttcatgggaaaaaatatttttcaataaacttCAGCTTTGCATTCCTATCACTAAAGGATTGAAACATTTATCCATCCATAATACAGATTAAGAGTAGAATTCCATGTCATTTATCAGGGTTCTTTAGACATTTATAATGACTGATGGTCCTTGTAATAATCCAGGTGAGTTAGATTAGTGGGAAGTGATCACACAGACACCTGCTCCTAGTTACTGGTATTATAGGAAAGATACAGAACTTAGCAGAAATGAGATGCTATGCAGAACTGAGCAGCTTGCCTTGACCTGAGATTTCCCTCTCTCCTTGGTTCTTCCATGGGGCAAACAGCTGCCAATAACATTCTATGTGCAGTATGGTCCTGTTGGAATTAAGTAAATATGCAAGCTCCTGCTCTTCACTTCCTTTTGCACTCCCGTTCACATGACCATACTGGAAGAACTTACACTGAGACACTATCAACTTCATTTAAGAGAATATTTACAAATTCTGAAGCTGACTGGTTCTTGAAGCAAACCTAGATGTGGAGAGAGATGAAAACAATGTCAGAGCTTCCAGTGCCTTGGTATCTTAATCAACAGTGCTTTCCAGCTTTCCTGTATCCTTGTATTCCTAAAGTCTACTCCTGAAGTTCTAACATCAGGTTTAATCCAAAGAACAAGACCACAAATCCATTTACCTGCTTCCTCTCTTCTAACTAAAATGCATTCAGTTTTCACTGAATTCACAAAGATTCACAAAGATTTCACTGATTCACAAAGAATCTGTGCTTTTTCTACATTGGGTTTCCTCATCtccagttttagtttttaaattataatatgtacttaaacatttttgttgGTTGCTTGCTTTCTAGGCATCCGTTGAACAACTCAGCTGAATTCCACAAACACTAACTGGACTCATGCCATAGGAAAGATGTTGTCTTGGGAACTGAAAGTTTTCAAAGATAGATCACACGTGGTTTTTGACTCAGGGTCAAGCATCTGCACGAATAAAGTGGCTCCCCTACAAAATGATCTCTGTTCCTCTTAGGACCAACTTACCTGTTTACTGCCCCTACTTTAGGGCTCATTTCTTTCCACACTACAAGTAAAATAGACACAATGGAGCTAGTGCACATCCATATCAGTGGTTCTCAGTGATGGGTGTTTTTGCCCTCTCAGAGACACTTaataatgtctggagacatttcccTTGTCATGACTTGGAGAGCGGGAGAAGTTACTGGCATTACTGGCACCTAGTAGTAGAAACCAGGGAAGTAGCTAATCCGAGAAGGCATAGAGTACTCCCCAACAGCAAAGAGTACTGAGGTCTAGAAACCCTGATTTATAGCTATACATCAATAAGTAGGCTTCTAAAACTACAGGTGTCTAATTGAAACTAATCCTTTCTTCTCACTTCATGCCCAGCATCTGATCCTTCGATCACCAAACATATAGTCCAAAAAGGCgggttttttcttgtttctggtttgtttgtttgtttttaacttatcTTACTTGTCTAGGTTTCATTTAAATCAACATTTTCAGAATCAGGTTGACTCTAcacttttaacttatttttactaTAACAGCCACAAAATCCAAGTTGGAACAGAATATGTACTCAGGAAGATCAATTCTTCTCCTGGGTACTCGAATTTGACAACAAAGGAATGAGTGGTGATCCAGCACTTTATTAAATGCCTTCAACAGGGATTTTCACAAAGCTGCCAATTTCATTTTCTGATAATCTTTATTATGAGACGTTTTTCCTTCAGTCGAGAAATCTTCCTATTTTTTCTGCCATCGGTCACTGGCCTTATCTGATCACTCTGCTATGTTTCATCCGTAAAAAtaagcataaagaaaataaatctctgttccaattgttttcttttacctcggtttctttctttttctatcatcCTTGAAATTCAAAACTATCAATTCTACTTCACATCATTCCCTGGAATAGACACTTTGCTTTTCAACACTACTGCCAATACTCACTTCCAGGACACAATACCCCTGAGTTATTGAAAAGGTCTTCTATCAAGATTGCATTATTTCTAATCCTTTCCACTCAGATCTCTGGACACTCTTTCATAAGGGCAGAAACTATCTATATTCCCTGAAAATCCAGCTCTGAATACATGTTTGGCACATAATTTGCAATATTTCTCTACCATAAAAAAGATGATTAAGTCAAACATATGTTTCATTGTTTGTGTGGCATTTATAAGCCATAAGATATTTGGATATATGTTTAAGTTCTCTGAACATCAGTTTCTTCTA includes:
- the LOC109024451 gene encoding keratin-associated protein 6-2, producing the protein MCCSYYGNSCGYGSGCGCGYGSGYGCGSGSGSGCGYGTGYGYGCGCGSGSGCGCGYGTGYGCGYGCGFGSRYGCGYGTGCGCGYGSGSGYGSGSGYCGYRPFCFRRCYSSC
- the KRTAP21-2 gene encoding keratin-associated protein 21-2; amino-acid sequence: MCCNYYRNSCGGCGYGSGWSSGCGYGCGYGCGYGSGCRYGSGYGTGCGYGSGCGYGCGYGSGYGFGSRYGCGYSSSFCGYRPLCYRRCYSSCY